One segment of Calliopsis andreniformis isolate RMS-2024a chromosome 1, iyCalAndr_principal, whole genome shotgun sequence DNA contains the following:
- the LOC143187882 gene encoding HEAT repeat-containing protein 5B isoform X4 — translation MMMELSHSLTLNEDALNQIPEAKRPVFIFEWLRFLDKVLVAAQKSDIKGCQQKLVEQLTKHMQGAPGPPTRRLIARCLATLFSVGDTFLLFDTVNKCNDILRNKDDSPSFLPTKLAAICCVGCMYEKLGRMMGRSYEETVQILIKSLRSAESQTRIEIMHTLEKVCAGMGSAITNVHKEIYKVSRHYLTDRIMAVRCAAAKCLLEMLNHAPFLYTTEIESVATLCFRAFEGSNYEVRCAVAKLLGTLVAMTQLPAPKGKNPSVTQNKSYKQISLDEVLNILMSGFLRGGVGFLKGTGEIIKGSSSVNREVRVGVTHAYVGFVQMLGGSWLERNVGALVAHVLDLVTNPKAASSHVDAVYSRKCVNFILHGTIGKLLGEGAQAAACKEISHIILKQMNSIDFSPENAKDCNQETLFSQHLLVCALQEMGNLILGLGTTACNLLSDQSLSLIDTIMAVLVHPCQAARLAASWCLRCICVAVPSQITPLIDRCVDGIENMRSSPEAIAGYSSALAAVLGSVRLSPLGVPHTKGKIIFNTAEELLRSASQNSRLSLNRTHAGWLLIGAIMTLGTAVVKGLLPRMLLLWRNSFPRSNKELESEKARGDAFTWQVTLEGRAGALSAMHSFLLHCPELLNDDITRRLLTPIESALAMLTNLSPVLKNYGQQLKAPAAMVRLRLYETLLLLPPQTFEGSYTHLLRMLVSEFTLTENPGNTTTSLLRAVCHANDSVILGTWLQETDHRTIEDQLQPNSAAGSGALEHNPCCLYRPVPQDEIIPGPLPLGVAVIDLSVSLFGQIFPRVANKHRLQMLDHFSECIKHTKSGRQEAIQMNVFTAVLSGLKGLNEAKTGFGQEDVKKSATNLIISALVSSNSILRWAAGEAVGRMAQVISDPKFTAELAQTSFDRLKSARDVASRTGHSLALGCLHKYVGGMGSSQHLNTSVSILLALAQDNSSPVVQVWALHALALIADSGGPMFRGYVEPTLSLALTLLLNVPHSYIDVHQCIGKVLSALITTIGPELQGNTSTICMARSSFLCACAIMQDHQDPLVQAEATGCLQQLHLFAPRHVNLSSLVPTLCRTLSSNHLLLRKAAISCLRQLAQREAKEVCEHAMTLANESRDTNIVEGLVITETGLPGVLFSMLDTETDSKLIKDIHDTLTSMLQILAADNLSQWLSLCKDVLTIASETCTNEEVNTVNVEDSATDNDNADAEGDDDQAEFHADESSKQRPTITPRWPTRVFAAQCVRRIVAACVNNKQAHFDLALAKEMQMSKGKNDFLVLHLSDLVRMAFMAATSDCDPLRLEGLKTLQEIIDKFAKVPEPEFPGHLLLEQFQAQVGAALRPAFSAETASHVTAAACQACSAWIGSGVARDLNDLRRVHQLLVSSLEKLREGHTRPQLYNESLLTLERLAILKAWAEVYVVAMIRDGAALNSKDTFNQNSNQADENDEDFGKFEFQTESLLSLVQPELLSLSQYWLAALRDHALLSLPPEFSSQLPHDGGAFYTTDTMESARPHYVESWAPILHAATLWLNAKGFGLEETKDEVKASNTSNNNNNNNDVSTKTNTNVERFHLLFGICMEALCSPRSSESIQNIETCLNALYTLLDSSWARKVLIADRSLPIELCNVLHRMLLTRESYVIQMIVMEVLKQVMKAAQEDLAEKKKSKLKEMSPAKEETNETQEVDLLGEGEESGELVPGKSLVFAILEVCLCLLVRQIPALNPNPEGTTAILSQRGYMPSEESGKLIAAALNIMESLPTLCSPQGAVAILPTLLYLSTGVIRETAIRMDAECNRTRSDIPVHAALHCMKNLTTNKYAKDHRSQEQWTSLLQSALAKIIDLAKTGNDETKMDEVAMILGIAVFVLHASPEVVSAPNLQFPCINHFRHAFQSANTMVRLKCVQTLRTIFLHPERIISIPYIHALAPRLVEYLYSDKSKQVTSDLELSFTLECISTVEALIGLADLSHRDLLQGIQMLTLLVPILINYLLEGDQLQNASKYQLNLHQQSFQWLNKIGPKYPQEFKTLMSQSTELKTKLENAVRSSHQQAQRHSRPVDLVKPQIKVSTPSIKLKTDFSNFN, via the exons ATGATGATGGAGTTGAGTCATAGTTTGACCCTCAATGAGGATGCACTTAATCAAATCCCAGAGGCTAAAAGACCAGTTTTTATATTCGAATGGTTACGCTTTTTGGATAAGGTTCTAGTTGCCGCACAAAAG AGTGATATTAAAGGATGCCAGCAAAAGCTAGTGGAACAGTTAACAAAACACATGCAAGGAGCTCCTGGTCCTCCTACACGACGACTCATTGCAAGATGTCTTGCTACTTTGTTTAGTGTTGGTGATACATTTTTGCTTTTTGATACTGTCAATAAATGCAATGATATTCTCAGAAATAAAGATGATTCTCCTAGTTTTCTCCCAACAAAGTT AGCTGCCATATGCTGTGTAGGATGTATGTACGAAAAGTTGGGAAGGATGATGGGGAGATCATACGAAGAGACTGTACAGATTCTGATCAAATCTTTACGTTCTGCAGAATCACAAACTCGAATAGAAATTATGCATACCCTTGAAAAG GTTTGCGCTGGAATGGGATCTGCaattacaaatgtccataaagaAATATACAAAGTTTCTAGACACTATCTCACTGATAGAATAATGGCTGTAAGGTGTGCTGCTGCAAAG TGTTTACTAGAAATGTTAAATCACGCTCCATTTTTGTACACAACTGAAATAGAGAGTGTTGCTACACTCTGTTTTCGAGCATTTGAGGGGTCAAATTATGAAGTTAGATGCGCTGTAGCAAAACTACTAGGTACATTAGTGGCAATGACACAACTTCCAGCCCCGAAAGGAAAAAATCCTTCAG TGACTCAAAACAAAAGCTATAAACAGATTTCACTTGATgaagtattaaatattttaatgtctGGATTTTTAAGAGGAGGTGTAGGTTTTTTAAAAGGTACTGGAGAAATAATAAAAGGAAGCTCTAGTGTAAACAGGGAGGTTCGAGTTGGAGTGACACAT GCATACGTAGGTTTTGTTCAAATGTTAGGAGGTTCTTGGCTCGAACGCAATGTTGGTGCATTAGTTGCACATGTACTCGATCTTGTGACTAATCCAAAAGCTGCTAGTTCACATGTTGACGCCGTTTATTCTAGAAAATGTGTTAATTTCATATTACATGGTACTATTGGAAAATTATTGGGCGAAGGAGCTCAAGCTGCTGCGTGTAAAGAAATATCGCACATTATTCTGAAACAGATGAATTCTATTG ATTTTAGTCCAGAAAATGCTAAAGACTGTAATCAGGAAACATTATTTAGCCAACATTTGTTAGTTTGTGCATTACAAGAAATGGGAAATTTAATCTTAGGATTGGGCACAACTGCTTGTAATTTGTTGTCTGATCAATCCTTAA GTTTAATTGATACTATCATGGCTGTTTTGGTTCACCCATGTCAAGCTGCTAGACTTGCAGCCTCTTGGTGTTTACGTTGCATTTGTGTAGCAGTACCCAGTCAAATAACACCTCTAATTGATCGCTGTGTGGATGGAATTGAAAATATGCGCAGCTCACCAGAAGCTATAGCAGGATACAGCAGTGCTTTAGCTGCTGTTCTCGGTAGCGTCCGATTATCACCTCTTGGAGTTCCTCATACAAAAGGAAAA ATCATTTTCAATACCGCAGAAGAACTTTTAAGAAGCGCAAGTCAAAACAGCCGTCTGTCATTGAATAGAACACATGCAGGATGGCTTTTAATAGGAGCTATAATGACTCTTG GCACAGCAGTAGTAAAAGGATTACTGCCTAGAATGTTACTATTATGGAGAAATTCTTTCCCTCGTTCGAACAAAGAACTGGAAAGTGAAAAAGCCAGGGGTGATGCTTTTACTTGGCAAGTAACTCTGGAAGGCCGAGCTGGTGCATTATctgcaatgcacagttttctgtTGCACTGTCCAGAACTTCTAAACGATGATATTACACGACGACTTTTAACGCCGATCGAATCTGCGCTGGCAATGTTAACGAA TTTGTCACCTGTTTTGAAAAATTATGGACAGCAGCTTAAGGCCCCAGCTGCCATGGTTCGCTTGCGTTTATACGAAACATTATTACTATTACCACCTCAGACTTTTGaag GTTCTTATACACATCTTTTGAGAATGTTGGTATCAGAATTTACGTTAACTGAAAATCCTGGAAATACTACTACATCGTTACTACGTGCAGTTTGTCATGCTAATGATTCTGTAATTCTTGGCACATGGTTGCAAGAAACAGATCATCGTACAATCGAAGATCAA TTGCAACCAAATAGTGCTGCAGGGTCTGGAGCCTTAGAACATAATCCATGTTGTCTTTACAGACCAGTGCCACAA GATGAAATAATTCCTGGTCCTTTACCTTTGGGAGTTGCTGTTATCGATTTATCGGTGTCATTATTTGGTCAAATTTTTCCACGTGTAGCGAACAAACACAGACTACAAATGTTAGATCATTTTAGTGAATGTATAAAACATACAAAATCTGGTAGGCAAGAGGCAATACAGATGAACGTTTTTACGGCTGTGCTTAGTGGTTTGAAAGGTCTCAATGAAGCTAAAACTGGATTTGGTCAAGAAGATGTAAAGAAATCTGCTACCAATCTTATTATC AGTGCTTTAGTAAGCAGCAATTCAATATTAAGGTGGGCAGCAGGCGAAGCTGTCGGAAGAATGGCTCAAGTTATTTctgatcctaaattcacagcagAATTAGCGCAGACAAGTTTTGATCGTTTAAAATCTGCTCGTGATGTTGCGAGTAGGACTGGGCACTCTTTAGCATTAGGGTGTCTCCATAAATATGTGGGTGGGATGGGATCTAGTCAACATCTCAACACAAGTGTCAGTATTTTACTTGCACTTGCTCAAGATAATTCCTCTCCTGTGGTACAA GTATGGGCATTACATGCTCTTGCACTTATAGCtgactctggtggaccaatgtttCGAGGCTACGTTGAACCTACATTGTCTTTAGCATTAACTCTTCTACTGAATGTTCCTCATTCTTATATCGATGTACATCAATGTATAGGAAAAGTATTGTCAGCACTTATTACGACGATAGGACCAGAATTACAAG GTAATACCTCGACAATTTGTATGGCACGTTCGTCATTTTTGTGTGCTTGTGCTATTATGCAAGACCATCAGGATCCACTGGTGCAAGCAGAAGCAACAGGATGTCTCCAACAACTACATTTATTTGCACCCAGACACGTTAATTTGTCTTCTCTTGTTCCTACATTATGC CGAACATTATCAAGCAATCACTTGCTTTTGCGTAAGGCTGCAATATCTTGCCTTCGACAGCTTGCTCAGCGAGAAGCAAAAGAAGTGTGCGAACATGCGATGACATTAGCCAACGAAAGTCGAGATACTAACATAGTGGAAGGCTTAGTTATAACAGAAACTGGTCTCCCTGGTGTTTTGTTTAGCATGTTGGATACAGAAACTGATAGTAAACTGATCAAGGATATTCACGATACGTTGACTAGTATGCTGCAAATTCTGGCAGCAGATAATTTATCTCAGTGGCTATCTTTATGCAAAGATGTCCTTACAATAGCTTCAG AAACATGCACCAATGAGGAAGTAAACACTGTCAACGTTGAAGACAGCGCTACAGATAACGATAATGCAGATGCAGAAGGAGATGATGACCAAGCAGAATTTCATGCTGATGAATCCTCGAAACAGAGACCAACCATTACTCCACGATGGCCGACTAGAGTTTTCGCAGCGCAGTGTGTTAGAAGAATAGTAGCTGCTTGTGTAAATAACAAGCAAGCACATTTTGATCTTGCTTTGGCCAAGGAGATGCAGATGTCCAAAGGGAAAA aCGACTTCTTAGTATTGCATCTTTCTGATTTGGTACGAATGGCATTTATGGCTGCAACTAGTGACTGTGATCCTTTACGACTCGAAGGACTGAAAACATTACAGGAGATTATAGATAAGTTTGCCAAAGTTCCTGAGCCAGAGTTTCCTGGACATTTGTTACTTGAACAGTTCCAAGCACAA gttGGAGCTGCTCTGAGACCTGCATTTTCTGCAGAAACGGCGTCACATGTCACGGCCGCAGCTTGCCAGGCATGCAGCGCTTGGATTGGAAGTGGTGTTGCTAGAGATCTCAATGATCTTCGTAGAGTGCATCAGTTACTCGTGTCTTCTTTAGAGAAATTAAGAGAGGGACACACACGACCGCAACTTTACAACGAGAGCTTATTAACCCTCGAAAGATTAGCAATCTTGAAAGCCTGGGCTGAG GTATACGTAGTTGCTATGATAAGGGACGGTGCTGCGCTAAACAGCAAAGATACATTCAATCAAAACTCGAATCAAGCTGACGAAAATGACGAAGATtttggaaaatttgaatttcaaacTGAAAGTTTGTTAAGTTTAGTACAACCAGAATTGTTAAGCTTGAGTCAGTACTGGTTAGCTGCTTTAAGGGATCATGCTTTGCTTTCATTGCCTCCAG AATTTTCCAGCCAATTACCACACGATGGCGGAGCATTTTACACAACAGACACAATGGAATCTGCACGACCACATTATGTGGAATCATGGGCACCGATTCTTCATGCTGCGACGCTTTGGCTTAACGCGAAAGGTTTTGGATTAGAAGAAACGAAAGATGAAGTGAAAGCATCGAACACTAgcaataacaacaacaacaacaatgaTGTTTCTACTAAAACGAATACTAATGTCGAACGTTTTCATTTACTGTTTG GTATATGTATGGAAGCTCTATGCAGTCCACGTTCTTCAGAGTCTATTCAAAATATAGAAACGTGTTTAAATGCGTTGTATACTTTATTAGATTCTTCATGGGCTCGCAAAGTATTAATTGCTGATCGTTCATTGCCAATTGAGTTGTGCAATGTCCTTCATAG GATGTTATTAACAagagaaagttatgtcattcaaATGATAGTAATGGAGGTTTTGAAACAAGTAATGAAAGCAGCACAAGAAGATTTAGCAGAGAAGAAGAAAAGTAAATTGAAAG AAATGTCACCAGCGAAAGAAGAAACTAACGAAACTCAAGAAGTAGATCTGTTGGGCGAAGGTGAAGAAAGTGGCGAGCTTGTGCCAGGCAAATCATTAGTGTTTGCCATTCTAGAAGTGTGTTTGTGTCTTCTGGTTCGTCAAATACCAGCGTTAAATCCTAATCCTGAAGGTACAACAGCAATTCTGTCCCAAAGAGGGTACATGCCATCCGAAGAAAGTGGAAAACTTATAGCGGCTGCGCTCAATATAATGGAGTCTCTTCCTACCCTTTGCTCTCCGCAAG GGGCTGTGGCAATTTTACCAACGTTATTGTATCTATCAACTGGAGTGATAAGAGAAACTGCGATACGCATGGATGCTGAATGTAACAGAACTAGATCAGACATACCAGTTCACGCAGCTCTACATTGCATGAAGAATCTTACTACAAACAAATACGCAAAAGATCACAGGAGTCAAGAGCAATGGACAAGTCTTTTGCAAAGTGCTCTTGCTAAGATCATCGATCTTGCGAAAACAG GGAACGATGAAACAAAAATGGATGAAGTAGCAATGATATTAGGCATTGCGGTGTTTGTTCTTCACGCTTCCCCAGAAGTTGTAAGCGCACCAAATCTACAGTTTCCTTGTATCAATCATTTTCGACATGCATTCCAGTCAGCAAATACAATG GTCAGACTAAAGTGTGTCCAAACATTGCGAACAATATTTTTGCACCCAGAACGAATAATAAGTATACCTTATATTCACGCATTAGCTCCAAGATTAGTGGAATATCTCTATAGTGATAAAAGTAAACAAGTTACAAGCGATTTGGAACTGTCTTTCACATTGGAATGCATTAGCACTGTTGAAGCTCTCATAGGACTTGCTGATCTCTCTCATC GAGACCTTTTGCAAG GTATACAGATGCTGACTTTACTTGTGCCAATACTGATCAACTATTTATTGGAGGGGGATCAACTACAAAATGCTTCCAAATATCAGTTAAATCTCCATCAACAGAGTTTCCAATGGCTTAACAAAATAGGACCAAAATATCCTCAG gaatTTAAAACACTGATGTCACAGTCCACAGAGTTGAAAACTAAATTAGAAAATGCTGTGAGATCGTCTCACCAACAAGCACAAAGACATAGTCGCCCTGTAGATCTTGTAAAACCACAGATTAAAGTCTCTACACCATCTATTAAACTAAAAACAGATTTttcgaattttaattaa